In Silene latifolia isolate original U9 population chromosome 3, ASM4854445v1, whole genome shotgun sequence, a single window of DNA contains:
- the LOC141649301 gene encoding uncharacterized protein LOC141649301 yields the protein MSRRRRRGKPTYPINLEIEATARRLNSLRRRGLLDTPPVEECNQQGTIEVFENPFGVVVEESNIMGDPVPIRETMAPKHIVNPSIQRPRIQANNFEIKNVLLNLVQDNQFGGGPLENPNDHLNEFLENCDMYKSNGVSDDAVRLRLFPRSLRGSAKDWLKNCDPDSFKTWDELASAFLNKYFPPSRTTKVKSELQSFTQEEDETLYEAWERYKRLQLLCPHHGISEAELVNNFYKGLTQDLQLSLDAGSGKGALDILGHKAAKELIEEIASRTMEWGSDRQMRKNKNKDSSAVLNVEVKGMLDELTQQVALLNSKPSSSDMRQVLSCELCGEQGHTPIGCPLIAPLQEVCYEQANGVWESTSARQGFNNNNNQFGNGKITHPFLSYASQNIKNPTTSSPQQQRFNQNSQFQRQIPPGFQGKQFVTQNQQPFGDFKGQNFNQPQNQNFQTPQKPSWEQAFEQLVIANQKVDSKLDNDIASQSRVNDEIRASQKATETHVAQISQQLSQLAQNPGKFPGNTVNPREMNAVFLRSGRQLEDVEKSPKWKRKRVSSKVMKEHPVEVVEEGEIEVEKSTEVEMVNPPKQDEPIPTKAKDCTPPPREYVTPVPFPQRLARPRLEKKYEKFVEILKGMNVTIPFLDMITEIPSYGKFLKDLVPLKKKSGEVQTINLSRECSAILTTNFLAKLKTREVFLFLVLSKG from the coding sequence ATGAGTAGGCGACGAAGAAGAGGTAAACCAACATATCCAATTAATCTTGAAATTGAAGCTACGGCAAGAAGACTTAATTCTCTAAGAAGAAGGGGTTTACTAGACACACCACCGGTAGAAGAATGTAATCAACAAGGAACAATTGAAGTGTTTGAAAATCCTTTTGGAGTAGTAGTAGAAGAATCTAATATCATGGGTGATCCGGTTCCGATAAGAGAGACTATGGCTCCTAAGCACATAGTAAACCCAAGCATCCAAAGGCCAAGAATtcaagctaataactttgagATCAAAAATGTCTTGCTCAACCTTGTTCAAGACAACCAATTTGGAGGAGGTCCCTTGGAGAATCCAAATGATCATCTAAATGAGTTTCTTGAAAATTGTGATATGTACAAGTCGAATGGGGTCTCCGATGATGCGGTACGCCTTAGGTTGTTCCCCCGTTCACTTAGGGGTTCGGCCAAGGATTGGTTAAAGAATTGTGACCCGGATTCCTTCAAGACATGGGATGAGTTGGCTTCGGCATTTTTGAACAAGTATTTCCCACCCTCAAGAACGACAAAAGTCAAGAGTGAACTACAAAGCTTTACTCAAGAAGAGGATGAGAccttatatgaggcatgggaGAGGTATAAGAGACTCCAACTGTTATGCCCCCACCATGGCATCTCCGAGGCCGAGCTAGTGAACAATTTTTACAAAGGGTTAACCCAAGACCTTCAGCTTTCATTAGATGCGGGGTCGGGAAAAGGTGCCTTAGACATTTTGGGGCATAAAGCAGCAAAGGAACTAATTGAGGAGATAGCCTCACGAACTATGGAGTGGGGAAGTGATAGACAAATGAGGAAGAACAAGAACAAGGATTCTAGCGCGGTTTTGAATGTGGAGGTTAAGGGAATGCTAGATGAACTCACCCAACAAGTTGCTTTGCTAAATTCAAAACCTTCAAGCTCCGATATGAGGCAAGTCTTGTCTTGTGAGTTGTGTGGGGAACAAGGGCACACTCCAATTGGGTGTCCCTTGATTGCACCCCTCCAAGAGGTGTGCTATGAGCAAGCTAATGGAGTTTGGGAATCCACAAGTGCAAGGCAAGGgttcaataataacaacaaccaatTTGGTAATGGAAAAATAACTCATCCTTTCTTGTCTTATGCTTCACAAAACATTAAAAACCCAACCACTTCCTCACCACAACAACAAAGGTTCAATCAAAACTCTCAATTCCAAAGACAAATCCCACCCGGTTTCCAAGGAAAACAATTTGTCactcaaaaccaacaaccatttGGGGATTTCAAGGGACAAAATTTCAACCAACCTCAAAACCAAAACTTTCAAACCCCTCAAAAACCTTCTTGGGAGCAAGCCTTTGAGCAATTGGTGATTGCTAACCAAAAAGTCGACTCAAAGCTTGACAACGACATTGCCTCACAAAGCCGGGTTAATGATGAAATAAGAGCATCCCAAAAAGCAACGGAAACTCATGTAGCCCAAATTTCACAACAATTGAGTCAATTGGCTCAAAATCCGGGGAAGTTTCCAGGTAATACGGTTAACCCAAGGGAGATGAATGCGGTATTTTTGAGAAGTGGAAGGCAATTGGAGGATGTTGAGAAATCTCCTAAGTGGAAGAGGAAAAGGGTGTCTAGTAAAGTAATGAAAGAGCACCCGGTTGAAGTTGTGGAAGAAGGTGAAATTGAGGTGGAGAAGTCAACGGAGGTGGAGATGGTTAACCCTCCAAAGCAAGATGAACCGATTCCAACTAAAGCCAAAGATTGTACTCCACCACCAAGGGAGTATGTTACACCGGTACCCTTTCCACAAAGGCTTGCAAGGCCTAGGCTTGAGAAAAAGTATGAGAAGTTTGTTGAAATTTTGAAGGGAATGAATGTCACAATTCCTTTCCTTGATATGATAACCGAAATTCCATCATATGGAAAGTTTCTTAAGGATCTTGTCCCTTTGAAGAAGAAGAGTGGAGAGGTGCAAACCATCAACCTCTCCAGGGAATGTAGTGCAATCCTCACTACAAACTTCCTAGCAAAATTGAAGAcccgggaagtttttctattccttgttctatccaaggggtGA
- the LOC141649303 gene encoding uncharacterized protein LOC141649303 → MPLSLFKKLQFEDLKPSRISLQLADRSVKYPLGVIEDIPLMVGKLVIPCDFYVMDMPEDNNVPIILGRPCLATGGAMIDVKSGKLSLQVGEYKVEFELAKSMEAPSLRNSCCRVDMVEDNLDEPNLGPSFLDPLEAFPTNEKRKEELKLEGGGWRGSPQCDPSQI, encoded by the coding sequence ATGCCTCTTTCATTGTTCAAGAAGCTACAATTTGAAGATTTGAAGCCTTCAAGGATTTCTCTACAATTAGCCGATCGTTCGGTCAAGTATCCCTTGGGGGTGATTGAGGATATTCCTTTGATGGTAGGAAAACTTGTGATTCcatgtgacttctatgtcatGGACATGCCCGAAGATAACAATGTGCCTATTATTTTGGGGCGACCTTGTCTAGCCACCGGTGGAGCAATGATTGATGTGAAGAGTGGGAAGTTATCTTTGCAAGTGGGTGAATACAAAGTTGAATTTGAACTTGCCAAGTCTATGGAAGCTCCATCTCTAAGAAACTCTTGTTGTAGGGTGGATATGGTGGAAGATAACTTGGATGAACCTAATTTAGGGCCTTCATTTTTGGATCCATTAGAAGCTTTCCCaacaaatgaaaaaagaaaagaagagttGAAGCTTGAGGGTGGAGGGTGGAGGGGATCACCCCAATGTGATCCCTCCCAAATTTAA